A single window of Castor canadensis chromosome 3, mCasCan1.hap1v2, whole genome shotgun sequence DNA harbors:
- the Vrtn gene encoding vertnin — protein sequence MTSRDQLVQQVLQELQEAVESEGLEGLVNAALEAKQVLSSFPLPTCRKGGPGLQVLEVDSVALSLYPEDAPQNMLPLVCKGEGSLLFEAASMLLWGDMGLSLELRARTVVEMLLHRHYYLQGMIDSKVMLQAVRYSLCSEESPEMTSLPSATLEAIFDADVKATCFPSSFSNVWHLYALASVLQRNIYSIYPMRNLKIRPYFNRVIRPRRCNHMPSTLHIMWAGQPLTSHLFRHQYFAPVVGLEEVEADGAHSLAPASPALVPAPPALAPLPPPAKTLELLNREPGLSYSHLCEPYSVTKSTFYRWRRQSQEHRQKVATRFSAKHFLQDSFHRGGLVPLHQFLQRFPEISRSTYYAWKHELLGSGSCSTPASALRESVAMEELEKLPGEKAAEGLGGSPQAVSSPGVILMQRAKSYLEHCISLNTLVPYRCFKCRFPGISRSTYYNWRRKALRRNPSFKPAPPVVAAEAPQPASVEEGTLLPCKGEVEKEAGKATDGDPPTSQQLLSPWIPLSRWQRRLRRAARKQVLNGHLPFCRFRLRYPRLSPSTFWVWKSLAQRWPSGLSKLQTQAPSLGSGEQEAEEKQKNEAVKNVTAVMAPPVRPLPVGASSEKDLEVVQGGPSREGAMTQGQHYSRSLSSQPAVAASGGRGGQVLVMDMLTTTKFKAQAKLFLQKRFQSKSFPSYKEFSSLFPFTARSTYYMWKRALYEGLTLVDG from the coding sequence ATGACTTCTCGGGACCAGCTGGTGCAGCAAGTGCTGCAGGAACTGCAGGAGGCAGTGGAGTCCGAGGGCCTGGAGGGGCTCGTTAATGCTGCTCTGGAGGCCAAGCAGGTtctgtcttccttccctcttcccacctGCAGGAAGGGTGGCCCAGGGCTTCAAGTGCTAGAGGTGGATTCTGTGGCCCTGAGCCTGTACCCAGAGGATGCTCCCCAGAACATGCTGCCCCTGGTGTGCAAGGGTGAGGGCAGCCTGCTGTTTGAGGCTGCCAGCATGCTGCTCTGGGGAGACATGGGCCTCAGCCTGGAGCTGCGAGCCCGCACGGTGGTGGAGATGCTGCTGCACAGACACTATTACCTCCAGGGCATGATCGACTCCAAGGTGATGCTGCAGGCCGTGCGCTACTCCCTGTGCTCGGAGGAGTCCCCAGAGATGACCAGCCTGCCTTCGGCCACTCTGGAGGCCATCTTTGATGCAGATGTCAAGGCCACCTGCTTCCCTAGCAGCTTCTCCAACGTGTGGCACTTGTATGCCCTCGCCTCGGTCCTTCAGCGCAACATCTACTCCATCTACCCGATGCGCAACCTCAAGATCCGGCCCTACTTTAACCGTGTCATCCGACCCCGTCGGTGCAACCACATGCCCTCCACCCTGCACATCATGTGGGCTGGCCAGCCGCTCACCAGCCACCTCTTCCGGCACCAGTACTTTGCTCCTGTGGTGGggctggaggaggtggaggcTGATGGTGCTCACAGCCTGGCCCCAGCTTCTCCAGCCCTGGTTCCTGCTCCTCCAGCCCTGGCTCCGCTGCCACCACCAGCCAAGACCCTGGAGCTGCTCAACCGTGAACCTGGCCTCAGCTACTCCCACCTCTGTGAGCCTTACAGCGTTACCAAGAGCACCTTCTACCGCTGGCGGCGGCAGTCCCAGGAGCACCGGCAGAAGGTGGCCACCCGCTTCTCGGCTAAGCACTTCCTGCAGGACAGCTTCCATCGTGGGGGCCTCGTGCCGCTGCATCAGTTCCTCCAGAGGTTCCCCGAGATCTCCCGCTCCACCTACTACGCCTGGAAGCATGAGCTGCTGGGCTCTGGCTCCTGCTCCACCCCGGCCTCTGCCCTCAGGGAGTCGGTGGCTATGGAGGAGCTGGAGAAGCTGCCAGGGGAGAAGGCTGCCGAGGGGCTGGGGGGCTCCCCACAGGCCGTGTCAAGCCCTGGAGTGATCTTAATGCAGCGGGCCAAGTCGTACCTGGAGCATTGCATCTCCCTGAACACACTGGTGCCGTATCGCTGCTTCAAATGCAGGTTCCCTGGCATCTCGAGGTCTACCTACTATAACTGGCGACGAAAAGCCCTCCGGAGGAACCCCAGCTTCAAGCCAGCTCCACCTGTCGTAGCTGCCGAGGCTCCTCAGCCAGCGTCTGTTGAGGAAGGGACCCTGCTCCCTTGCAAGGGTGAGGTGGAAAAGGAGGCAGGAAAAGCAACAGATGGGGATCCCCCCACCTCGCAACAGCTCTTGTCCCCATGGATACCCCTGTCCCGTTGGCAAAGGCGCCTGCGCAGAGCTGCCCGCAAGCAGGTGCTAAATGGGCATTTGCCCTTCTGTCGCTTCCGCCTTCGCTACCCTCGCCTGTCACCCTCTACCTTTTGGGTCTGGAAGAGTCTTGCCCAGAGATGGCCCAGCGGCCTGTCCAAACTCCAGACGCAGGCTCCATCTTTAGGCAGTGGGGAACAGGAGGCTGAGGAGAAGCAGAAGAATGAAGCTGTTAAGAATGTGACAGCTGTGATGGCCCCACCTGTGAGACCCCTGCCAGTGGGGGCTTCTTCAGAAAAGGATCTAGAGGTGGTCCAGGGAGGGCCTTCCAGAGAGGGGGCCATGACCCAGGGCCAGCACTACAGCAGGTCTCTGTCCAGCCAGCCTGCAGTGGCAGCATCAGGTGGCAGgggtggccaggtgctggtgatggACATGCTTACCACCACAAAGTTCAAGGCCCAGGCCAAGCTGTTCTTGCAGAAGCGCTTCCAGTCCAAGAGCTTCCCCTCCTACAAGGAGTTCAGTTCCCTCTTCCCCTTCACTGCCCGCTCCACCTACTACATGTGGAAGCGGGCGCTCTATGAAGGCCTCACCCTGGTAGATGGCTGA